A genomic stretch from Antarcticibacterium flavum includes:
- a CDS encoding NAD(P)H-dependent glycerol-3-phosphate dehydrogenase, whose amino-acid sequence MDKTPTFGVIGGGSWATAIVKMLSENLDEINWYMRSKTAIHHIKTQEHNPNYLSSVEFHVHQLKLSNDINEVVKASDYIIFAIPSAFVKQELDKLTVPLKDKVIFSAIKGIVPETSLIVGEHFNREYDVPDENFGVITGPCHAEEVALERLSYLTIACMDEEKAKIMAKHLQSDYITCKTSDDVTGTEYAAMLKNIYAIAAGIAHGLGYGDNFQSVLMSNAIREMKKFIKKVHKMKRNINDSAYLGDLLVTGYSVFSRNRMFGNMIGKGYTVKSAQMEMSMVAEGYYATESAYKINKEKGAKTPIINAVYGILYEGKNPKKVFKKLAEKLD is encoded by the coding sequence ATGGATAAAACCCCCACGTTTGGAGTAATAGGAGGCGGTAGCTGGGCTACGGCTATTGTTAAAATGTTGAGTGAGAACCTAGATGAGATCAACTGGTATATGCGCAGTAAAACAGCGATTCACCATATAAAGACCCAGGAACATAACCCCAACTATCTAAGTTCGGTTGAATTCCATGTGCACCAGCTTAAATTAAGCAATGACATCAACGAGGTTGTAAAAGCTTCAGACTATATAATCTTTGCAATCCCTTCTGCCTTTGTGAAGCAGGAACTGGATAAATTAACCGTTCCATTAAAAGATAAGGTGATCTTTTCAGCAATTAAAGGAATAGTCCCTGAAACGAGCCTTATTGTGGGGGAACATTTCAACCGCGAGTATGATGTGCCCGATGAAAACTTCGGAGTGATCACCGGCCCTTGTCACGCCGAGGAGGTAGCCCTTGAGCGACTGTCCTATCTTACCATAGCCTGTATGGATGAGGAAAAGGCAAAGATCATGGCCAAACACCTCCAGAGCGATTACATCACCTGCAAGACCAGTGATGATGTTACCGGCACAGAGTATGCAGCGATGCTCAAGAATATCTACGCTATCGCAGCTGGTATCGCCCATGGGCTTGGTTATGGAGATAATTTCCAGAGCGTGCTTATGAGCAATGCCATTAGAGAGATGAAGAAATTCATCAAGAAAGTCCATAAAATGAAGCGTAACATCAATGACTCGGCCTACCTGGGAGACCTTCTTGTAACCGGGTATTCAGTCTTTAGCCGTAACCGTATGTTCGGAAATATGATTGGAAAAGGCTATACGGTAAAAAGCGCCCAAATGGAAATGAGCATGGTGGCCGAAGGTTATTACGCTACTGAGAGTGCCTATAAGATCAATAAGGAAAAAGGTGCTAAGACCCCTATTATCAATGCGGTTTACGGGATCCTTTACGAAGGAAAAAATCCAAAGAAGGTATTTAAGAAATTAGCTGAAAAACTAGACTAA
- the lysM gene encoding peptidoglycan-binding protein LysM → MGLFKFIKNAGAKVFGPNKETRKETARVEGEINEQERQEDQKAARKLEETIRDLSLQVDGLKIDIEGDTATVKGKAKDQSTREKVVLVVGNVEGIAEVDDRMEVENKEPEAVFHTVETGDTLSKISKEHYGDANKYNEIFEANKPMLKHPDKIYPGQVLRIPARK, encoded by the coding sequence ATGGGATTGTTCAAATTTATAAAGAATGCAGGCGCCAAGGTTTTTGGTCCTAATAAAGAAACCCGAAAGGAAACTGCCAGGGTTGAAGGAGAGATAAATGAACAGGAGAGGCAGGAAGACCAGAAGGCGGCCCGAAAGCTGGAAGAAACAATAAGGGACCTAAGCCTGCAGGTAGATGGGCTTAAAATAGATATAGAAGGCGACACAGCTACTGTCAAGGGGAAGGCAAAAGACCAGTCCACCAGGGAAAAGGTTGTCCTGGTAGTTGGAAATGTTGAGGGTATTGCTGAAGTTGATGATCGAATGGAAGTAGAAAATAAGGAACCCGAAGCTGTTTTCCATACTGTAGAAACAGGCGATACCTTAAGTAAAATATCCAAAGAACATTATGGAGATGCCAATAAATACAATGAGATTTTTGAGGCCAATAAGCCAATGTTGAAGCATCCCGACAAAATATATCCCGGGCAGGTGCTGCGCATTCCGGCCAGGAAATAA
- the nadD gene encoding nicotinate (nicotinamide) nucleotide adenylyltransferase has product MKKKVGLYFGTFNPIHTGHLIVANFMVEFSDLDEVWLVVTPHNPFKKKSSLLENHHRLEMVYLACEGHEKLKPCDVEFRLPQPNYTATTLAKLEEDHPNYEFSLIMGEDNLNSFHRWKNYEVILERHSIYVYPRISEGEMDDRFKEHQKIHRVEAPVIEISSSFIRQAIKEGKNITTMLPPKVWEYIDRMNFYK; this is encoded by the coding sequence ATGAAAAAGAAAGTAGGTCTTTATTTCGGGACCTTTAATCCTATTCATACAGGGCATCTTATAGTTGCTAATTTCATGGTTGAGTTCAGCGACCTTGATGAAGTTTGGCTGGTAGTTACCCCACATAATCCTTTTAAGAAAAAAAGCAGCTTGCTGGAGAACCATCACAGGCTGGAAATGGTATACCTGGCCTGCGAAGGACACGAAAAACTGAAGCCCTGCGATGTGGAATTTAGGTTACCACAACCCAATTATACTGCCACTACCCTGGCAAAGCTGGAAGAAGACCACCCCAATTATGAATTTTCCCTCATTATGGGAGAGGATAATCTCAACAGTTTTCACAGGTGGAAGAATTACGAGGTCATCCTGGAGCGCCATTCCATTTACGTTTATCCTCGTATCTCTGAAGGGGAAATGGATGACAGGTTCAAGGAGCATCAAAAGATCCACCGGGTGGAAGCCCCTGTGATCGAGATCTCCTCATCATTTATAAGACAGGCTATAAAAGAAGGGAAAAATATTACCACTATGTTACCTCCAAAAGTTTGGGAATATATTGATAGAATGAACTTTTATAAATAG
- the gmk gene encoding guanylate kinase gives MQGGKLIVFSAPSGSGKTTIVRHLLAQPELKLDFSISATSREPRGGEVNGKDYYFLSLADFKKKIKNDEFLEWEEVYRDNFYGTLKTEVERIWAAGKNVIFDIDVVGGLDIKHIYPEQTLAVFVKPPSIEELKIRLKKRKTESDDKINMRVAKASIELATAPQFDFIIENNNLQTALNEAYDLVSTFVKAEKNDQ, from the coding sequence ATGCAAGGCGGAAAATTAATTGTATTCTCGGCACCATCGGGTTCGGGAAAAACTACCATTGTACGACACTTACTAGCCCAGCCTGAACTTAAGCTGGATTTCTCAATATCTGCCACCTCGCGGGAACCACGCGGCGGGGAGGTCAATGGAAAGGATTACTACTTTCTTTCCCTGGCCGATTTTAAGAAGAAGATAAAAAATGATGAATTCCTTGAATGGGAAGAAGTGTACCGGGATAACTTTTACGGCACCTTAAAAACTGAAGTTGAAAGAATATGGGCTGCAGGTAAAAATGTGATCTTTGATATTGATGTAGTGGGAGGTTTGGACATTAAGCATATATATCCTGAACAAACCCTTGCTGTATTTGTTAAACCTCCCAGTATAGAGGAACTCAAAATTCGTTTAAAGAAACGTAAGACAGAGAGCGACGACAAAATAAATATGCGCGTGGCCAAAGCCTCTATTGAACTTGCCACAGCCCCACAGTTTGATTTTATAATCGAGAATAATAACCTTCAAACTGCATTAAATGAAGCTTACGACCTGGTTTCAACCTTTGTGAAAGCAGAAAAAAACGACCAATGA